In Leifsonia sp. AK011, the genomic stretch AGCCGAGCCTCGCCGTCTCGGATGCCGCACCCGCTCGCCTGCCTGACAGTGTGGGCGAGGTCGATCTCGACGACTATCCGCTGCCGGGTGCGGACTTCCTCGCGCGGAACTCACGGTGACCGAACTCTCCCGACGGCAGCTCCTCGGGTCGCTCGTCGCGACCGGTGTGGGCGCTGCAGCGGCGGGCGTTGGCGCGACTGTTGCCGTGCAGGCCGCCGTCTCCGCGCAGCCGACGGGTCCGACGGATGCAACGACCCCCGGCGCACCCGTGGACCCCCGTGGCCCGCACCAGGCGGGCATCACCCGCCCCACCACCCCGCAAACTTTCGGGCTCATCGCCTCCGTGGACCTCGCCGATCCGACAGACCTCACCTGGCTGGAGCCGCTGGGCACAGGCATTCTCGAGGTCACGTCCATCCCACGAGAGACGTCAGTGGAGATTCCCGATGGTTCTGGCGACCTCACGGTCACGGTCGGGCTAGGTCCGCGTATCCTCTCGGATCTCGACGCCGCGCTCCCCGGAGCGGAGGCACTCCCGCAGTTCGCCAAGGACGCAGCGATGGATCCCGCCGCGGTCGGCGGCGACCTGCTCCTCGCGCTGTACGCGAGCGATCCGACGGTGCTGGGCGCCGCACTCGAACTCCTCCTCGCGACCGTTCCTGGGCATACCCCTCGCTGGTCCCAGCACGGGTTCCGGGCTCCCGGTAAGGGCACGGTCGCGCGCAACCCGCTCGGATTCCTCGACGGCGTGATCGTTCCCCACGGCACGGAGGAGCTCGACGA encodes the following:
- a CDS encoding Dyp-type peroxidase, producing the protein MTELSRRQLLGSLVATGVGAAAAGVGATVAVQAAVSAQPTGPTDATTPGAPVDPRGPHQAGITRPTTPQTFGLIASVDLADPTDLTWLEPLGTGILEVTSIPRETSVEIPDGSGDLTVTVGLGPRILSDLDAALPGAEALPQFAKDAAMDPAAVGGDLLLALYASDPTVLGAALELLLATVPGHTPRWSQHGFRAPGKGTVARNPLGFLDGVIVPHGTEELDENVWIEDGAAKGGTVCVIRRLVLDRAAFGALAVEDQEKTIGRYKIDGSPLSGGDPDAQVNLTAKSPDGEYLVPARAHARAAHPSFTGSALMLRRGYAFDNGGVDAGLMFICFQRDLRTFVATQQRLDERDALMDFATPTASASFLILPGFDENTPLGASITGR